From Bicyclus anynana chromosome 7, ilBicAnyn1.1, whole genome shotgun sequence, the proteins below share one genomic window:
- the LOC112045764 gene encoding retinol dehydrogenase 11-like, giving the protein MLAILYLLLVIVVVAMVVGLYQKNTNIICKSKKRLDGKTAIVTGGTSGMGLRIAMDFADRGARVIVACPFVDEGATGRKLIVRKTGNEEVIFKLLDLSSNTSIRKFANDILTTEKRLDILINNAGVGTVDEFITKDGLNFIMQVNYFGTFLLTLLLLPLLKKSGSITEPARIVNTSSVLHNIGTVNFKVMNRLNHWYLIQLYGNSKLCLVLFARELTKRLKGTNVVCNCVDPGAVGTTIFNCSGKYYGAFVQFLFSVLFKTPWEGAQTAIYAALDKKAGLVSGEYFKNCRTGQAKQCAYDDNLAKELWEESVKLVKLCDDELEECFNKNL; this is encoded by the coding sequence ATGCTAGcgatattatatttacttttggTAATCGTTGTCGTGGCTATGGTAGTAGGCCTCTACCAGAAGAACACGAATATAATATGCAAGTCGAAGAAAAGGCTCGATGGGAAAACCGCCATCGTCACCGGTGGGACGTCTGGCATGGGATTGAGAATCGCCATGGATTTCGCTGATAGAGGTGCGAGAGTGATCGTCGCTTGTCCTTTTGTAGACGAAGGAGCTACTGGCAGGAAATTGATTGTGAGAAAAACTGGCAACGAAGAGGTAATCTTCAAACTGCTCGATCTATCATCCAACACGTCCATACGCAAGTTCGCAAACGACATACTTACAACAGAAAAGAGACTTGACATTCTGATAAATAACGCAGGAGTTGGCACTGTCGACGAATTTATCACCAAAGATGGCTTGAATTTTATAATGCAAGTGAATTATTTTGGGACATTTCTTCTGACTTTACTATTACTCCCGCTGTTAAAGAAATCTGGTTCTATTACAGAGCCAGCGAGAATAGTGAACACTTCGTCGGTTCTGCATAACATTGGAACTGTTAACTTTAAAGTGATGAACAGATTAAATCATTGGTATCTAATACAGTTGTATGGGAACAGTAAACTATGTTTGGTCTTATTTGCTCGGGAATTGACAAAAAGACTAAAAGGGACAAATGTTGTATGTAATTGCGTCGACCCAGGTGCCGTAGGAACGACCATTTTCAACTGTAGTGGAAAATATTACGGTGCTTTCGTGCAGTTTTTGTTTTCTGTACTGTTCAAGACGCCATGGGAAGGCGCCCAAACTGCTATTTACGCAGCGTTAGATAAGAAAGCTGGCCTTGTGAGCGGCGAGTACTTTAAGAATTGCAGAACAGGTCAAGCGAAGCAATGTGCATACGATGACAATTTGGCCAAAGAACTCTGGGAAGAATCTGTGAAACTTGTTAAGTTATGTGATGATGAACTTGAAGAGTGTTTCAacaaaaacttataa